The following proteins are encoded in a genomic region of Thermococcus henrietii:
- the pyrF gene encoding orotidine-5'-phosphate decarboxylase, which produces MAESRLILALDVYERERALEIARETADYLWAIKVNWPLIIGSGLDIIPELKEETGLPVIADLKLADIPNTNRLIAGKVFEAGADYIIAHGFVGSDSVEAVMELGKTIIVVEMSHPGAREFIQPVTDRLIELANRLEPFGVIAPATRPERVNYIRSRLKPGIKILTPGVGAQGGKAGEVLKAGADYIIVGRSIYASDNPRESARQIYEEVRAWS; this is translated from the coding sequence ATGGCCGAGAGCAGGCTTATCCTTGCCCTTGACGTCTACGAGCGCGAGAGGGCCCTTGAGATAGCCCGCGAAACGGCGGACTACCTCTGGGCGATTAAGGTGAACTGGCCCCTCATCATCGGTTCCGGGCTGGACATAATCCCCGAACTCAAGGAGGAGACCGGTCTTCCGGTCATAGCCGACCTCAAGCTCGCGGACATTCCCAACACCAACCGGCTGATAGCGGGGAAGGTTTTCGAAGCGGGGGCGGATTACATCATAGCGCACGGCTTCGTCGGGAGCGACAGCGTTGAGGCGGTTATGGAGCTCGGGAAGACGATAATCGTCGTCGAGATGAGCCATCCGGGGGCGAGGGAGTTCATACAGCCCGTGACGGATAGGCTAATAGAGCTCGCCAACCGGCTCGAGCCCTTTGGGGTCATAGCTCCGGCCACGAGGCCCGAGCGTGTCAATTACATCCGCTCGAGGCTCAAGCCGGGAATCAAAATCCTAACCCCCGGAGTTGGCGCCCAAGGCGGAAAGGCGGGCGAGGTTTTAAAGGCCGGTGCCGACTACATCATCGTAGGCCGTTCGATTTACGCGAGCGATAACCCGAGGGAGAGCGCGAGACAGATTTACGAGGAGGTGAGAGCGTGGAGCTGA
- a CDS encoding DUF4443 domain-containing protein: MSWKRGAYPEFTIEDAVAVLFLMRNPVGRKTISELLDLGEGSVRTLLRKLSRMELIESSQRGHVLSGKGRELVERLSRAFSEVHAVGRVEGFPAYALIVRNPPEFKSIELRDEAIRFFAKGAMILVVKNGEVVFPEDGRPLRETMPELAEKLSVLGPDDGDMVVVTWAENPADAMKSAYHVAVFLKDVPEEIKSLVR, translated from the coding sequence ATGAGCTGGAAGAGGGGAGCGTATCCTGAGTTCACGATTGAAGACGCGGTCGCGGTTCTGTTCCTGATGAGGAATCCCGTTGGGAGGAAGACGATTTCAGAGCTCCTTGACCTCGGCGAGGGGAGCGTTAGAACGCTTTTGAGAAAGCTTTCGAGGATGGAACTCATAGAGTCCTCCCAGAGGGGCCACGTCCTCAGTGGGAAAGGCAGGGAGCTCGTTGAGAGGCTTTCGCGGGCCTTTTCGGAGGTTCACGCGGTTGGAAGGGTTGAGGGCTTTCCGGCCTACGCCCTAATCGTCAGGAACCCTCCTGAGTTCAAGAGCATCGAGCTTCGCGACGAGGCAATAAGGTTCTTCGCCAAGGGTGCGATGATTCTCGTCGTTAAAAACGGGGAGGTAGTATTCCCAGAGGACGGCAGGCCCCTGCGGGAGACCATGCCCGAGCTGGCGGAGAAGCTCTCCGTTCTTGGGCCTGATGATGGAGACATGGTCGTCGTTACTTGGGCCGAGAACCCGGCTGATGCCATGAAAAGCGCCTACCACGTGGCGGTTTTCCTCAAGGACGTGCCGGAGGAGATAAAGTCCCTCGTGAGGTGA
- a CDS encoding inositol-3-phosphate synthase: protein MVRVVILGQGYVASIFASGLEKIKAGKLEPYGVPLADELPIKIKDIEIVGSYDVDKAKVGKDLYEVVKAYDPEAPESLKGITVRKGIHLGSLRNLPLEATGLDDEMTLSEAVEHLVNEWKELKPDVFVNVCTTEAFVPFENREELEKAIVEDRKDRLTATQVYAYAAAKYAKEVGGAAFVNAIPTLIANDSAFVELAKESNLVIFGDDGATGATPLTADVLAHLAQRNRYVLDIAQFNIGGNQDFLALTDKERNKSKEFTKSSIVKDLLGYDAPHYIKPTGFLEPLGDKKFIAMHIEYISFNGAHDELVITGRINDSPALAGLLVDLVRLGKIAVEKKAFGTVYEVNAFYMKNPGPKEMHNIPRIIAHEKMRIWAGLQPKWL from the coding sequence ATGGTCAGGGTTGTTATACTTGGCCAGGGTTACGTTGCAAGCATATTCGCGAGCGGTCTTGAGAAGATAAAGGCCGGAAAGCTCGAGCCCTACGGCGTCCCGCTGGCGGACGAGCTCCCGATTAAGATTAAGGATATCGAAATCGTCGGTTCATACGACGTTGACAAGGCCAAGGTCGGCAAGGACCTCTACGAGGTCGTCAAGGCCTACGACCCCGAGGCCCCGGAGAGCCTCAAGGGCATCACCGTCAGGAAGGGAATACACCTCGGAAGCCTCAGGAACCTCCCGCTCGAAGCGACGGGTCTCGACGACGAGATGACCCTCAGCGAGGCCGTTGAGCACCTCGTCAACGAGTGGAAGGAGCTCAAGCCTGACGTTTTCGTCAACGTCTGCACCACCGAGGCCTTCGTTCCCTTCGAGAACAGGGAGGAGCTTGAGAAGGCCATCGTCGAGGACAGGAAGGACAGGCTCACAGCTACCCAGGTCTACGCCTACGCGGCCGCCAAGTACGCCAAGGAGGTCGGCGGTGCGGCCTTCGTCAACGCGATTCCAACCCTCATCGCCAACGACTCGGCCTTCGTCGAGCTCGCGAAGGAGAGCAACCTCGTTATCTTCGGCGACGACGGAGCCACCGGCGCCACCCCGCTGACGGCTGACGTCCTCGCGCACCTCGCCCAGAGGAACCGCTACGTCCTCGACATCGCCCAGTTCAACATCGGCGGAAACCAGGACTTCCTGGCTCTCACCGACAAGGAGCGCAACAAGAGCAAGGAGTTCACCAAGAGCTCCATCGTCAAAGACCTCCTCGGCTACGACGCCCCGCACTACATCAAGCCGACCGGCTTCCTCGAACCCCTCGGCGACAAGAAGTTCATCGCCATGCACATCGAGTACATCAGCTTCAACGGCGCCCACGACGAGCTCGTCATAACTGGAAGGATAAACGACAGCCCGGCTCTGGCAGGTCTGCTCGTCGACCTCGTCAGGCTCGGAAAGATTGCCGTCGAGAAGAAGGCCTTCGGAACCGTTTACGAGGTCAACGCCTTCTACATGAAGAACCCGGGACCGAAGGAGATGCACAACATCCCGCGCATCATTGCCCACGAGAAGATGCGCATCTGGGCCGGACTCCAGCCCAAGTGGCTCTGA
- a CDS encoding RNA-guided endonuclease InsQ/TnpB family protein has translation MKRTVTLKLQPSKEQAKTLQQLADTEAKVWNQVNYLRRQQFFKEQIVDFNKTEKTVYEEFKREIGSATVQQICRKNAEAWRSFFSLLRKKRNGELPSWLKPKPPNYLKEDGRRKPLIVLRNDQYRIEGNKLILKGLGKFGRLEIQFKGRIHLKGKQGRLEITYDPVKRKWYAHVSLAVEEKLESGEWIKLPRTPRGNLSAGIDLGVNNLMVAYVENGESFLVNGRPLKSIDFYWRKKIAEYQSKLNKSGAKTSRKLKRMHERAKLQAKHYINTAVRQTVKKLYDLGVSRIIVGYPKGIARNSDKGKKQNFLLSHVWRFNYVIKRLTEVAEEYGIRVVVVDEAFTSKLCPVCGKPHEGARFVRGLFKCPATGLVFNADLVGAFNILRKVVTTITPNLSGLYAQGRGNWPKTRPEGFEEPVVTGSLMRTPRTSLPVG, from the coding sequence ATGAAGCGAACTGTAACGCTTAAACTCCAACCCTCAAAAGAGCAGGCGAAAACCCTCCAACAGTTAGCGGACACTGAAGCTAAAGTCTGGAACCAAGTAAACTATCTCAGACGACAACAATTCTTCAAAGAACAAATCGTGGACTTTAACAAGACTGAGAAAACCGTTTATGAAGAGTTTAAGCGGGAAATCGGTTCAGCAACCGTTCAACAAATCTGTCGCAAAAACGCTGAAGCTTGGCGTTCATTCTTCTCACTCCTCCGGAAGAAGCGGAATGGTGAACTTCCCTCTTGGCTTAAGCCCAAACCACCAAACTACCTCAAAGAAGACGGAAGGAGGAAACCATTAATCGTTCTTAGAAACGACCAGTACAGGATTGAAGGGAATAAGCTCATTCTAAAGGGTCTTGGCAAATTCGGACGCCTCGAAATCCAGTTCAAGGGTAGAATACACTTGAAGGGGAAGCAGGGTCGCTTAGAAATCACTTACGACCCTGTAAAGCGGAAGTGGTATGCTCACGTAAGCCTCGCAGTCGAGGAAAAACTTGAGAGTGGGGAGTGGATTAAACTCCCAAGAACTCCAAGAGGAAACCTCTCTGCGGGAATAGACCTTGGAGTGAACAATTTGATGGTCGCTTATGTGGAGAATGGAGAAAGCTTTCTGGTCAATGGGAGACCGTTAAAGAGCATTGACTTCTACTGGCGGAAGAAGATTGCTGAGTATCAGTCGAAACTCAACAAGAGTGGAGCCAAAACGAGTAGAAAACTCAAGAGAATGCATGAGAGGGCCAAACTTCAGGCGAAGCACTACATTAACACGGCAGTAAGGCAAACTGTTAAGAAGCTCTACGATTTGGGAGTTAGTAGAATCATCGTTGGTTATCCAAAGGGAATAGCGAGGAATTCTGATAAGGGCAAAAAGCAAAACTTTCTCCTCTCCCACGTCTGGCGGTTCAATTATGTCATTAAACGCCTCACAGAGGTTGCGGAAGAGTATGGTATTCGGGTTGTAGTTGTTGATGAGGCTTTCACTTCTAAGCTTTGCCCCGTTTGCGGGAAGCCCCACGAGGGGGCTCGCTTTGTTAGAGGATTGTTTAAGTGTCCCGCAACGGGGCTTGTGTTTAATGCGGACTTAGTTGGAGCTTTCAACATTTTGAGGAAGGTTGTGACGACCATAACCCCGAATCTGAGCGGGCTTTATGCTCAGGGGAGGGGTAACTGGCCGAAGACCAGGCCAGAGGGGTTCGAAGAACCCGTTGTAACGGGTTCCTTGATGAGAACCCCTCGAACCTCTCTGCCAGTTGGGTAG
- a CDS encoding bifunctional L-myo-inositol-1-phosphate cytidylyltransferase/CDP-L-myo-inositol myo-inositolphosphotransferase: MTPKTAVILAAGLGTRMGGRPKGLVRVAGREILYRTMHLLQRNGVERFVIVTNERYAPLYREFVERNGFNAELVINPEPDKGNGHSLHLAKGHLSGRFVLVMSDHVYSEAFVAEAITGNGLIADRRPGWIDVDEATKVKVKDGRVERIGKGLKDWDAVDTGFFVLDEGIFKVTEGLENEKNGDYSLSEVVGRAKLPVTFVDGLGWTDVDTPEELKRARKMLVFTAVKGTGDGFISRHLNRKISTRISYLLVEKVTPNQMTVVTFALGVLSAFLTLVSLPLAGILYQLSSILDGVDGELARAQLRTSRLGGYVDSILDRYVDGSFLALLAYSALKEPLWYLVALLALLGSVMVSYSTERFKGAFCRDAYREVPALRKLPGKRDERVFLTMLFLLVPSGLAVRALFALLAVLTNLRVGATVYFILLNASSFRTGMQ; this comes from the coding sequence ATGACTCCAAAAACTGCAGTGATTCTCGCGGCAGGCCTTGGGACGAGGATGGGCGGAAGGCCAAAGGGCCTCGTCAGGGTTGCCGGAAGGGAGATTCTGTACCGAACGATGCACCTCCTCCAGAGGAACGGCGTTGAGAGGTTCGTAATCGTCACCAACGAGCGGTACGCCCCCCTTTACCGCGAGTTCGTTGAGAGGAACGGCTTCAACGCCGAGCTCGTGATAAACCCCGAGCCCGACAAGGGCAACGGTCACTCTCTCCACCTCGCCAAAGGCCACCTCTCCGGGCGGTTCGTCCTTGTCATGAGCGACCACGTCTACAGCGAGGCCTTCGTTGCGGAGGCCATAACGGGAAACGGCCTCATAGCGGACCGAAGGCCGGGGTGGATTGACGTTGACGAGGCGACGAAGGTTAAGGTGAAGGACGGCCGGGTCGAGCGAATCGGGAAGGGCCTTAAAGACTGGGACGCGGTTGATACCGGCTTCTTCGTCCTCGATGAAGGGATTTTCAAGGTGACGGAAGGGCTTGAAAACGAGAAAAACGGTGACTACTCACTCAGCGAGGTCGTCGGGCGTGCTAAGCTTCCGGTTACCTTCGTTGACGGCCTCGGCTGGACCGACGTGGATACGCCGGAGGAGCTCAAGAGGGCCCGAAAGATGCTCGTCTTCACGGCCGTCAAGGGAACCGGCGACGGGTTCATCAGCAGACACCTCAACAGAAAAATCTCGACGAGAATCAGCTATCTCCTCGTTGAGAAGGTCACTCCAAACCAGATGACGGTCGTCACCTTCGCCCTCGGCGTGCTCTCGGCCTTCCTAACGCTCGTCAGCCTGCCTTTAGCCGGAATCCTCTACCAGCTGAGCTCAATTCTCGACGGCGTTGACGGCGAGCTCGCGAGGGCCCAGCTGAGGACGAGCAGGCTCGGTGGCTACGTGGATTCAATCCTCGACCGCTACGTTGACGGCTCTTTCCTCGCGCTCCTTGCCTACTCAGCTTTGAAAGAGCCCCTCTGGTATCTGGTCGCGCTCTTAGCTCTGCTCGGTTCGGTCATGGTGAGCTACTCGACCGAGCGCTTTAAGGGGGCCTTCTGCAGGGACGCCTACCGGGAAGTCCCGGCACTCAGAAAGCTCCCGGGAAAGAGGGACGAGAGGGTCTTCCTGACGATGCTGTTCCTGCTCGTTCCTTCAGGTCTCGCCGTCAGGGCGCTCTTCGCGCTCCTCGCAGTCCTGACAAACCTCCGCGTCGGGGCGACGGTTTACTTTATTCTTTTGAATGCCTCGTCCTTTAGGACGGGGATGCAGTAA
- a CDS encoding diphthine--ammonia ligase, whose protein sequence is MRVAVLYSGGKDSNYALYWALKQGFEVKYLVSMVSEREDSYMYHVPNIHLTELQARAIGIPLVKGFTSGEKEKEVEDMKAVLEGLKIDGVVAGALASEYQKQRVDRVAKELGIESFAPAWHRDPVDYMRELIGIFDIVMVGVSAYGLDERWLGRRIDKKALEELVKLHERYKIHVAGEGGEFETFVRDAPFFKARIVFDEVEKRWNDCNYSGVLEVKRAHLERKDNL, encoded by the coding sequence ATGCGCGTGGCGGTCCTTTACTCGGGGGGCAAGGACTCGAACTACGCCCTCTACTGGGCGCTCAAGCAGGGGTTCGAGGTCAAGTACCTCGTCTCGATGGTGAGCGAGAGGGAAGACAGCTACATGTACCACGTGCCCAACATTCACCTCACGGAACTGCAGGCGAGGGCGATAGGTATTCCACTCGTCAAGGGCTTCACGAGTGGCGAGAAGGAAAAAGAGGTAGAGGACATGAAGGCAGTCCTCGAGGGGCTGAAGATTGACGGCGTCGTTGCCGGAGCTTTGGCCAGCGAGTACCAGAAGCAGAGGGTGGACAGGGTGGCAAAGGAACTCGGCATCGAGAGCTTCGCGCCGGCCTGGCACAGGGACCCCGTTGACTACATGCGCGAGCTGATTGGAATCTTCGACATCGTAATGGTCGGAGTTTCGGCCTACGGGTTGGACGAGCGCTGGCTCGGGCGGAGGATTGACAAGAAAGCTTTGGAGGAGCTGGTGAAGCTCCACGAGAGGTACAAAATCCACGTGGCCGGAGAGGGCGGTGAGTTCGAGACCTTCGTCCGCGACGCGCCGTTCTTCAAGGCCAGAATAGTCTTCGACGAGGTAGAAAAGCGGTGGAACGACTGCAACTATTCGGGGGTGCTTGAGGTCAAGAGGGCGCACCTCGAGAGAAAGGACAACCTTTAA
- a CDS encoding antitoxin family protein gives MEVIEAVYDHGVLKPLKKVDLKEGEKVRIVLKRSLYEVISELEKEFEDVDEDLGEVLVRERK, from the coding sequence ATGGAGGTTATTGAAGCCGTCTACGACCACGGGGTTCTGAAACCCCTGAAGAAGGTGGACCTAAAGGAAGGCGAGAAAGTTCGCATAGTCCTCAAGAGGTCCCTCTACGAAGTTATCTCGGAACTTGAGAAGGAGTTCGAGGACGTAGATGAAGACCTCGGGGAAGTTCTCGTGAGGGAGAGAAAGTGA
- a CDS encoding type II toxin-antitoxin system VapC family toxin: MIVLDASLIIDSLLPKLGDRHKLAKELLKAVSEGNIVVTMPRIAKIEMLSVFSRKIGMRAIQVVETLGEGVEFVGEEEFYQVAEAIAPKIHGRAVDTYYIALAFKNSAILLSCDRRQVENARVAGVEAYYVPEEFDKAMKRINELRASP, from the coding sequence GTGATAGTTCTTGATGCATCTCTGATTATCGACTCCCTTCTTCCAAAACTTGGGGATAGGCATAAACTCGCTAAAGAGTTGCTTAAGGCAGTCTCAGAGGGCAACATTGTGGTTACAATGCCAAGAATAGCGAAGATTGAGATGCTGAGCGTCTTTAGCAGGAAAATAGGAATGAGGGCAATTCAGGTTGTTGAGACCTTAGGAGAGGGCGTTGAGTTCGTTGGAGAAGAGGAGTTTTACCAAGTTGCGGAGGCTATTGCGCCCAAAATTCATGGGAGGGCCGTGGATACATACTACATAGCACTCGCTTTCAAGAACTCAGCTATTCTGCTCTCATGTGACAGACGACAGGTAGAAAACGCCAGAGTTGCGGGCGTTGAGGCATACTATGTCCCCGAAGAATTTGACAAGGCAATGAAAAGAATAAATGAACTCAGGGCTTCACCCTGA
- a CDS encoding ABC transporter ATP-binding protein, producing the protein MIEVENLVKRFGGKVALKGISFTVRDGEIYGLLGPNGSGKSTTMRILAGIIPPSEGKVLVEGINVAENPIEVKKITGYIPETPVLYESLTPMEFFSFVGSIRGIPKGELEERVERLVKAFGIEEYLGELIGTLSFGTQQKVSIIAGLLHDPKALILDEAINGLDPKSARIMKELLNGFKEEGKSIVFSTHILAVAEALCDRIGIIYNGELIAEGTPEELKRFAHEESLEDVFLKLTESQEEVSSLVRALREAF; encoded by the coding sequence GTGATAGAAGTTGAGAACCTCGTCAAGCGCTTCGGCGGGAAGGTTGCGCTCAAGGGAATCTCCTTCACCGTCCGCGACGGCGAAATCTACGGCCTCTTGGGCCCAAACGGGAGCGGTAAGAGCACCACGATGAGGATTCTGGCCGGGATTATCCCGCCAAGCGAAGGAAAAGTCCTGGTCGAGGGGATAAACGTCGCCGAGAACCCGATTGAGGTGAAGAAAATAACCGGCTACATACCCGAAACGCCGGTTCTCTACGAGAGCCTGACCCCGATGGAGTTCTTTTCCTTCGTGGGAAGCATAAGGGGGATTCCAAAGGGGGAGCTTGAGGAGCGCGTTGAAAGGCTTGTCAAGGCCTTCGGAATCGAGGAATACCTCGGCGAGCTGATAGGGACGCTCAGCTTCGGAACCCAGCAGAAGGTTTCGATAATAGCCGGTCTTCTCCACGACCCGAAGGCCCTAATCCTCGACGAGGCTATCAACGGCCTCGACCCCAAGAGCGCGCGCATAATGAAAGAGCTTCTCAACGGCTTCAAGGAGGAAGGAAAGAGCATAGTCTTTTCGACACACATTCTCGCGGTTGCCGAGGCGTTGTGCGATAGAATAGGCATAATCTACAACGGCGAATTGATAGCAGAGGGAACCCCTGAGGAGCTCAAGCGCTTCGCCCACGAGGAGAGCCTTGAGGACGTCTTCCTCAAGCTGACCGAGAGCCAAGAGGAGGTAAGCTCCCTCGTCAGGGCCCTAAGGGAGGCCTTCTGA
- a CDS encoding Mth938-like domain-containing protein, whose amino-acid sequence MHLEYPSFGRIVVDGRTYEHDIVVYPSGRVEKRKKWLSKNKHGTSHKLDPDELREYLIEDFEVLIVGTGYYGYLSLLPESRELVKDKEVYELPTGKAVELFNELNEKKRVLGIFHVTC is encoded by the coding sequence ATGCACCTTGAATACCCCTCCTTCGGGAGGATAGTGGTTGACGGAAGAACCTATGAGCACGACATCGTGGTTTATCCGAGCGGAAGGGTTGAAAAGAGAAAGAAGTGGCTGAGCAAAAACAAACACGGAACGAGCCACAAACTTGACCCCGACGAGCTCAGGGAGTACCTTATTGAGGACTTCGAGGTTCTAATCGTCGGCACCGGCTACTACGGTTACCTCTCGCTACTCCCCGAGAGCAGGGAGCTGGTGAAGGACAAGGAAGTCTATGAGCTCCCCACCGGGAAAGCGGTGGAGCTATTCAACGAGCTCAACGAAAAGAAAAGAGTCCTTGGAATCTTCCACGTCACCTGCTGA
- a CDS encoding nuclease-related domain-containing protein, translating to MIYTGEEAIKWRWVYKISSVMAVLFLGLGVFLSKLFFLAAFVSVLISKHAHDKSKRWATGFEGEYYVIEALSECKCFNGVLLSDLMLPGATANIDHVLVCDRGIFAIETKAYTGIYKADGDTWYYETMSGKIIPTKSLSRLAKRNAAILSKFLRERYGERYFVNPMLVFSGATVFEGRATVPVLFPSQICEYVCSLPRTLSKQEVARLSDLLARYARHIMEVGKNAP from the coding sequence ATGATTTACACGGGAGAAGAGGCAATCAAATGGCGGTGGGTGTACAAAATTTCCTCTGTGATGGCCGTTTTATTTTTGGGTTTAGGTGTATTCTTGTCCAAACTGTTCTTTCTAGCGGCATTTGTGTCAGTGTTGATATCCAAACATGCTCACGATAAATCTAAAAGATGGGCAACAGGATTTGAAGGGGAATACTACGTTATTGAGGCTCTTTCTGAGTGCAAGTGCTTTAATGGAGTTCTTCTTTCTGATTTAATGCTCCCTGGCGCAACTGCCAATATAGATCACGTTCTTGTATGTGACAGAGGGATTTTCGCGATTGAAACCAAAGCATACACCGGGATCTATAAGGCAGATGGGGATACATGGTATTATGAAACAATGTCTGGAAAGATAATCCCTACAAAGAGTCTGAGCAGGTTGGCAAAAAGAAATGCTGCTATACTTTCAAAATTTCTAAGGGAGCGGTATGGGGAGAGGTATTTTGTTAATCCCATGCTTGTGTTTTCTGGAGCCACTGTGTTTGAAGGCCGGGCTACTGTTCCGGTTTTGTTTCCTTCTCAGATATGCGAGTACGTGTGCTCCCTTCCCCGAACTCTCTCCAAGCAGGAGGTCGCACGGTTGTCAGACCTGTTAGCGAGATACGCTCGGCACATTATGGAGGTAGGGAAAAATGCACCTTGA
- a CDS encoding NUDIX domain-containing protein — MDRYVLLVKAPKGADVSEFREEVKALAEKHGFKAELHRCIGLTVDGVILYRGGVVLIKRKNEPFKNHFALPGGFVEYGETVEEALKREMKEETGLDVRILKLVGVYSDPGRDPRGHTVSVAFLCIGEGELKAGDDAKEVEVVPIDEVEKLPLAFDHARILRDALGPR; from the coding sequence ATGGACCGCTACGTTCTGCTCGTCAAGGCCCCAAAGGGGGCTGATGTAAGCGAATTCCGCGAGGAGGTTAAGGCCCTCGCAGAAAAACACGGTTTCAAGGCCGAGCTCCATCGGTGCATAGGACTCACCGTTGACGGCGTCATACTCTATCGGGGCGGTGTCGTTCTCATAAAGCGAAAGAACGAGCCCTTTAAGAACCATTTTGCCCTTCCCGGTGGTTTCGTCGAGTACGGCGAGACCGTTGAGGAAGCCCTGAAGAGGGAGATGAAGGAAGAGACCGGCCTGGACGTCAGAATCCTCAAACTGGTGGGCGTTTACTCCGACCCTGGCAGAGACCCGAGGGGACACACCGTTTCGGTTGCCTTTCTCTGCATCGGCGAAGGGGAACTTAAAGCCGGCGACGATGCGAAGGAAGTCGAGGTTGTTCCGATTGATGAGGTTGAGAAGCTTCCGCTGGCCTTTGACCACGCGAGGATTTTGAGGGACGCGCTGGGCCCGAGGTGA
- a CDS encoding carbohydrate kinase family protein yields the protein MKMKCLVVGHVVRDVIRRGSKIEERLGGGAYYSALALSRFCDVEILTSFSQLPEEWIDELRSLGKLTVLPSDETTSYELTYLDSNRRELRLISRASPITEFPAQKYDAIILNPVANEIPEDIVREALNRAGLVSADLQGFIRSPEKGPVKLVERDGSFLRGVGILHADVAEFPHVNLDPGSVGVLLLSDGPNPGKAYLHGRPYRFVPLKVEVDESTGAGDVFLGAFTGFYLECPFIQSLKRAVAFTALFLRYRSVDFDLDKIGELARGVTVEALSD from the coding sequence GTGAAAATGAAGTGCCTCGTCGTCGGCCACGTCGTCAGGGATGTAATAAGGCGCGGTTCGAAAATCGAAGAGAGACTCGGCGGCGGAGCCTACTACTCCGCCCTGGCACTTTCGCGCTTCTGCGACGTTGAGATTCTCACGAGCTTTTCTCAGCTCCCGGAGGAGTGGATTGACGAGCTCCGCTCCCTGGGCAAACTGACAGTCCTGCCCTCCGATGAAACAACGTCCTACGAGCTGACTTACCTGGACTCCAACAGAAGGGAGCTGAGACTGATTTCGCGCGCCTCCCCTATTACTGAATTCCCGGCCCAGAAGTACGACGCGATAATCCTCAACCCCGTTGCCAACGAGATTCCAGAGGACATCGTGAGGGAAGCCTTAAACCGGGCGGGGCTCGTCTCGGCCGACCTTCAGGGTTTCATACGCTCCCCTGAGAAGGGCCCCGTAAAGCTTGTCGAGCGCGACGGGTCGTTCCTTCGCGGAGTCGGCATCCTGCACGCCGACGTCGCGGAGTTCCCCCACGTGAACCTTGACCCCGGCTCTGTTGGGGTTCTCCTCCTCTCGGACGGTCCTAACCCTGGAAAGGCCTACCTCCACGGAAGGCCCTACCGTTTCGTTCCTCTGAAGGTTGAAGTAGATGAATCAACGGGCGCGGGAGACGTCTTCCTTGGAGCTTTCACCGGTTTTTACCTGGAGTGTCCCTTTATCCAGTCCCTAAAGCGGGCTGTCGCCTTCACGGCGCTGTTCCTCAGGTATCGCTCCGTAGATTTTGACCTCGACAAGATTGGCGAGCTCGCAAGGGGTGTAACCGTTGAGGCTTTAAGTGATTAG
- a CDS encoding Gar1/Naf1 family protein, with protein sequence MKRLGKVSHYAKQGFLIVRTNWVPSLNEPVVDKDLKPVGIVKDVFGPVNYPYVAVKPRVKDPERYVGALLYVDKRRKDKRPGKKAKVRGSKGSKRPKRSRPAPRRRG encoded by the coding sequence ATGAAGCGCTTAGGGAAGGTTTCTCACTACGCGAAGCAGGGCTTCCTCATAGTCAGAACGAACTGGGTTCCATCGCTCAACGAGCCCGTCGTTGACAAGGATTTGAAGCCGGTAGGCATTGTTAAGGATGTTTTTGGTCCCGTTAATTACCCCTATGTTGCCGTTAAACCCCGTGTTAAGGACCCCGAGAGGTACGTCGGTGCTCTTCTGTACGTGGACAAGAGGAGGAAGGATAAAAGACCAGGTAAGAAGGCTAAAGTCAGAGGCTCTAAGGGTTCTAAGAGGCCCAAGCGTTCTCGCCCCGCCCCCAGGAGAAGGGGGTGA